A region of Moorena producens PAL-8-15-08-1 DNA encodes the following proteins:
- a CDS encoding XisI protein has product MEKSEKYRLIIRKLLTNHATLEANNSDSEIEGQLIFDTEHDHYQLLDIGWDGLKRVYNCFIHLDIKDGRIWIQRNMTEADLAQDLVEMGIPKDDIILGLHPSYKRPYTGYGVA; this is encoded by the coding sequence ATGGAAAAATCAGAAAAGTACCGATTAATAATTCGCAAACTATTAACTAATCATGCCACATTAGAAGCGAATAATTCAGATTCAGAGATTGAAGGTCAACTTATTTTTGATACAGAACATGACCATTATCAACTTCTAGATATCGGCTGGGATGGACTCAAACGAGTTTATAACTGTTTCATCCATTTAGATATCAAAGATGGTAGAATTTGGATTCAGCGAAATATGACAGAAGCTGATTTAGCACAAGATTTGGTGGAAATGGGTATACCAAAAGACGATATTATTCTCGGTTTACATCCCAGTTATAAACGTCCTTACACAGGCTATGGAGTGGCTTAG
- a CDS encoding formylglycine-generating enzyme family protein — protein MKTPWLKLLLFKLFLSFLTVCLVFGTATPVKASPTVNSCPEGMTFIPGGTFKMGSDVYYPSERSADDVTVESFCIDKYEVTNAEFAKFVKETGYITVAERPLSSEQFPNLTEEQRAPGSLVFQMPDNGVRPVGYLSWWKWTPGADWRHPFGPKSNIKRKKNYPVVHVAYEDVQAYAKWAGKSVPTEAQWEYAAHGGLDDATYSWGKQYSAKKANTWQGFFPFFNTKADGHTGTAPVGSFEPNGYGLYDITGNVWEWTSDWYSIGHHGKAHSLNPIGPNQNESFDPREPGVAKHVIKGGSYLCAPNYCSRYRPAARESQSPDTGTTHIGFRLVKADKIS, from the coding sequence ATGAAGACTCCTTGGTTAAAATTACTTCTGTTCAAACTTTTCCTCAGTTTCCTGACAGTATGCCTAGTCTTTGGCACTGCCACACCAGTGAAGGCATCTCCCACTGTAAATAGCTGCCCTGAAGGTATGACCTTCATTCCTGGCGGCACTTTCAAGATGGGTTCCGACGTTTACTATCCTTCCGAGCGCTCTGCGGACGATGTTACCGTTGAGAGCTTCTGCATCGATAAATACGAAGTCACTAATGCAGAATTTGCCAAATTTGTCAAGGAAACGGGTTATATTACCGTAGCAGAGCGTCCCCTCTCTTCGGAACAGTTTCCCAACTTAACAGAGGAGCAACGGGCACCTGGTTCCCTAGTCTTTCAGATGCCGGACAATGGTGTTAGACCAGTGGGTTACCTGAGCTGGTGGAAGTGGACTCCTGGGGCTGACTGGCGACATCCCTTTGGTCCGAAGAGCAACATTAAACGTAAAAAGAACTATCCCGTCGTCCATGTTGCCTATGAAGACGTTCAAGCCTATGCTAAGTGGGCAGGGAAGTCAGTACCCACAGAAGCCCAATGGGAATATGCTGCTCACGGTGGACTGGATGATGCTACCTACAGCTGGGGTAAGCAATACTCGGCCAAGAAGGCTAATACCTGGCAAGGATTTTTCCCCTTTTTCAACACTAAAGCTGATGGTCACACCGGCACTGCACCTGTAGGTTCCTTTGAACCAAATGGTTATGGTTTGTATGACATAACTGGTAATGTCTGGGAGTGGACTTCAGATTGGTATAGTATCGGTCACCATGGCAAAGCCCACAGTCTTAATCCTATAGGACCTAATCAAAATGAAAGCTTCGACCCTAGAGAACCGGGTGTTGCTAAACATGTAATTAAAGGCGGGTCTTACTTATGTGCTCCTAACTATTGTAGTCGCTATCGTCCTGCTGCTCGGGAGTCTCAATCACCGGATACAGGAACGACTCACATTGGTTTTCGGTTAGTTAAGGCTGATAAGATTTCCTAA
- a CDS encoding HAD family hydrolase: MKKRTFLVFLSILLSVFCLGGFLGCPPAAADYDPLLSWNAGAAKQGIFDFVQEVTNPNSDNYVRPSRRIAVFDNDGTLWNEKPKDIYESFLIDMLGNAFSSKNDAIFEDLKLQGLTPEDYKQKARFFVDNSKHPDLGVPYIKVTYQPMVELLNYLRSNDFKVYICSGAGLDFIRSYAEDTYGVPPENIIGTTVQTKFITKDDGSHVLVKTPILVKPINNNEGKVVDIDRYIGKKPIMTVGNSDGDLEMLQYTDEQDGPALMMLVHHDDPREYVYDTGAENALREADARGWTVISMKEDFVTVFGNEIDIAKGTGNREQGTGNRE, from the coding sequence ATGAAAAAAAGAACGTTCTTAGTTTTCCTGTCGATTCTCTTATCAGTGTTTTGCCTAGGAGGCTTTCTGGGATGTCCCCCTGCTGCTGCGGACTATGACCCCTTACTGTCTTGGAATGCCGGTGCGGCTAAGCAAGGGATTTTTGACTTTGTGCAAGAGGTTACCAATCCCAACAGTGATAACTACGTTCGTCCTAGCAGACGCATCGCGGTCTTTGATAATGATGGAACCCTGTGGAATGAAAAACCCAAAGATATTTACGAGTCATTTCTCATAGATATGCTAGGTAATGCCTTTTCAAGTAAAAATGATGCAATCTTTGAAGACCTCAAACTCCAGGGATTAACACCGGAAGACTATAAACAGAAGGCGAGGTTCTTTGTGGATAATTCAAAGCATCCAGACTTGGGAGTTCCATACATAAAGGTCACTTACCAGCCCATGGTTGAATTGCTTAATTATCTCAGGAGTAATGATTTCAAGGTTTATATTTGTTCTGGGGCGGGACTTGATTTCATTCGCTCCTATGCCGAAGATACCTACGGTGTTCCCCCTGAAAATATTATTGGTACGACGGTCCAAACTAAGTTTATTACCAAAGACGACGGCTCTCATGTCTTGGTTAAGACACCAATACTGGTCAAACCGATTAATAATAACGAAGGTAAAGTAGTGGACATTGACCGCTACATTGGTAAAAAACCAATTATGACAGTTGGTAATTCCGATGGTGATTTAGAAATGCTTCAGTACACTGACGAGCAAGACGGTCCAGCTTTGATGATGCTGGTTCACCACGATGATCCCCGGGAATATGTCTACGATACAGGTGCGGAGAATGCTCTTCGGGAGGCCGACGCTCGTGGTTGGACAGTTATCAGTATGAAAGAGGATTTCGTTACAGTGTTTGGAAACGAAATTGATATAGCAAAGGGAACAGGGAACAGGGAACAGGGAACAGGGAACAGGGAGTAG
- the trpA gene encoding tryptophan synthase subunit alpha, with product MTKISDCFGSLRSNSQCALIPFITAGDPDLETTAKALRVLDQSGADIIELGVPYSDPLADGPTIHAAATRALQKGVQLDDVLAMVKDVSPEIQAPIVLFTYYNPILNRGINSFLEQIAQVGAKGLVVPDLPLEEAEILLKPAAELGIEVILLVAPTSPTERIEAIAKQSQGFIYLVSVTGVTGMRTQLQSRVKDLLNQMRGLTDKPIGVGFGISQPEQAKQVKDWGADAVIVGSAIVKRLADGTPSEGLSAIGDFCQSLKLAIRE from the coding sequence ATGACAAAAATTTCCGATTGCTTCGGATCCCTGAGATCTAACTCCCAGTGTGCTCTGATTCCTTTTATTACCGCTGGGGATCCCGATTTAGAAACCACAGCCAAAGCCTTGCGGGTACTCGACCAATCCGGTGCTGACATCATTGAACTGGGAGTACCCTATTCCGACCCCTTGGCCGATGGTCCAACTATCCATGCTGCTGCGACTAGAGCATTACAAAAAGGTGTGCAGTTGGATGATGTGCTGGCAATGGTCAAGGACGTTAGCCCAGAGATACAAGCGCCAATTGTCCTATTTACCTACTACAATCCCATTCTCAACCGAGGGATTAATTCCTTCTTAGAGCAGATTGCTCAAGTGGGGGCGAAAGGGTTAGTGGTGCCTGACTTACCCCTGGAAGAAGCTGAAATCTTGCTGAAACCCGCAGCAGAGCTTGGGATTGAAGTGATATTGTTAGTGGCACCAACTTCACCAACAGAACGGATTGAAGCGATCGCTAAACAGTCTCAGGGCTTTATTTACCTAGTCAGTGTTACCGGTGTCACCGGGATGAGAACTCAGCTGCAATCACGGGTAAAAGACTTACTCAATCAGATGCGTGGTCTCACTGATAAGCCAATCGGGGTTGGCTTTGGGATCTCCCAGCCAGAACAAGCTAAGCAGGTCAAAGATTGGGGGGCAGATGCCGTGATTGTGGGTAGCGCTATCGTAAAGCGTTTGGCAGATGGGACGCCATCAGAAGGCTTGTCAGCCATTGGGGACTTTTGCCAAAGCCTGAAATTAGCCATTAGGGAGTGA
- a CDS encoding DUF3007 family protein produces MRRIDAIGIALGIFAAGGIAYLIFQLAGYDQIQAGIWSQVLLVGGLVGWVLTYLFRALTQTMTYNQQVKDYKDAVLQKRLEEMTPEELAQLQAEVEQEKRLTKAQDDSSISP; encoded by the coding sequence ATGCGACGAATTGACGCGATTGGAATTGCCCTTGGTATCTTTGCTGCTGGCGGCATAGCCTACTTGATCTTTCAGCTCGCTGGGTACGATCAAATCCAAGCCGGGATTTGGAGTCAAGTCCTCTTGGTTGGGGGGTTAGTTGGGTGGGTGCTAACCTACCTGTTTCGAGCCCTGACCCAAACCATGACCTATAACCAGCAGGTGAAAGACTATAAAGATGCTGTCCTGCAAAAGCGACTCGAAGAAATGACACCAGAAGAACTTGCCCAACTCCAAGCAGAGGTGGAACAGGAAAAGCGTTTGACCAAAGCACAGGACGATTCCTCCATATCCCCTTAA
- the ndhL gene encoding NAD(P)H-quinone oxidoreductase subunit L, translated as MVTLRERIFVFCVLNQNSMITAILYLSLAGAYLLVFPLAIYLYLQKRWYVASSFERGFMYFMVFLFFPGLLLFSPILNLRPKRRQPQG; from the coding sequence ATGGTCACGCTACGCGAACGCATTTTTGTCTTCTGTGTCCTAAACCAAAATTCTATGATTACTGCGATACTATACCTGTCTCTGGCAGGAGCCTACTTATTGGTATTCCCTCTCGCCATCTATCTCTACCTACAGAAACGGTGGTACGTTGCTAGCTCCTTCGAGCGGGGCTTCATGTACTTCATGGTCTTCTTATTCTTTCCAGGTTTATTACTCTTCAGTCCAATCTTAAACCTCCGCCCCAAGCGGCGTCAGCCACAAGGGTAA
- a CDS encoding DUF4351 domain-containing protein produces MINPAADYDSPWKDTLEWYFEPFIALCFAHIHSQINWSRPSEFLDKELQKVVRDAEVGRRWADKLVKVWLNNGQETWILIHVEVQGEKQTEFAKRMYTYHHRISGRYNRPVASLAVLSDANPQWRPTQYSSEIFGCKIQFNFLMVKLLDYKQQWPELEQSANPFATVIMAHLKAVDTRSDGQQRKIWKMALTRRLYQQGYQRQDILNLYHFIDWVMHLPEALEQTFREELNQYEQEVNMKYVTSIERLGIKQGRQEGILEGRQEEAERLLLRLLHRRFGDLSPEIQARVKGLSVEKLEQLMDVAIDVESVEQLADHLPAPEAAN; encoded by the coding sequence ATGATTAACCCAGCAGCGGACTATGATTCCCCCTGGAAAGACACCCTGGAATGGTACTTTGAGCCCTTCATTGCCCTATGCTTTGCCCACATTCATAGTCAAATCAATTGGTCTCGTCCCAGTGAGTTCCTCGACAAAGAACTGCAAAAGGTGGTGCGAGACGCGGAAGTAGGACGTCGATGGGCTGACAAACTGGTTAAGGTCTGGCTCAACAATGGTCAAGAAACCTGGATTCTAATTCATGTGGAAGTCCAAGGGGAAAAACAGACGGAGTTTGCTAAACGGATGTACACCTACCATCATCGGATTAGCGGACGCTACAATCGACCGGTTGCTAGTTTAGCAGTCTTGAGTGATGCTAACCCCCAGTGGCGACCAACCCAATACAGTAGCGAAATCTTCGGCTGTAAAATCCAGTTCAATTTTTTGATGGTGAAACTGCTAGACTACAAACAGCAGTGGCCAGAATTAGAACAAAGTGCCAATCCCTTTGCCACGGTCATCATGGCTCACCTGAAAGCGGTTGATACTCGCAGTGATGGCCAGCAACGGAAAATCTGGAAAATGGCTCTGACCAGACGATTGTACCAGCAAGGGTATCAGCGACAAGACATTTTAAACTTATATCACTTCATTGATTGGGTAATGCACTTACCCGAAGCACTAGAACAAACCTTTCGTGAAGAACTTAACCAGTACGAACAGGAGGTCAACATGAAGTATGTCACGAGTATCGAAAGGTTGGGAATTAAGCAAGGTCGTCAGGAAGGTATTTTAGAAGGTCGTCAGGAAGAAGCTGAGCGACTGCTACTACGATTGCTTCACAGGCGCTTTGGAGACCTATCCCCTGAAATTCAAGCTCGTGTGAAGGGGTTGAGTGTCGAAAAGTTAGAACAGTTAATGGATGTGGCCATCGATGTAGAATCTGTTGAGCAATTAGCAGACCATCTGCCAGCGCCCGAAGCGGCTAATTAA
- a CDS encoding DUF4351 domain-containing protein: protein MINPAADYDSPWKDTLEWYFEPFIALCFAHIHSQINWSRPCEFLDKELQKVVRDAEVGRRWADKLVKVWLNNGQETWILIHVEVQGEKQTEFAKRMYTYHHRISGRYNRPVASLAVLSDANPQWRPTQYSSEIFGCKIQFNFLMVKLLDYKQQWPELEQSANPFATVIMAHLKAVDTRSDGQQRKIWKMALTRRLYEQGYQRQDILNLYHFIDWVMHLPEALEQAFREEVNQYEQEVNMKYVTSIERLGIKQGRQEGILEGRQEGLQEGAERLLLRLLQRRFGELSPEIQARVKGLSVEKLEQLMDVAIDVESLEQLADHLPAPEAAN from the coding sequence ATGATTAACCCAGCAGCGGACTATGATTCCCCCTGGAAAGACACCCTGGAATGGTACTTTGAGCCCTTCATTGCCCTGTGTTTTGCCCACATTCATAGTCAAATCAACTGGTCTCGCCCCTGTGAATTCTTAGACAAAGAACTGCAAAAGGTGGTGCGAGACGCGGAAGTAGGACGTCGATGGGCTGACAAACTGGTTAAGGTCTGGCTCAACAATGGTCAAGAAACCTGGATTCTAATTCATGTGGAAGTCCAAGGGGAAAAACAGACGGAGTTTGCTAAACGGATGTACACCTACCATCATCGGATTAGCGGACGCTACAATCGACCGGTTGCTAGTTTAGCAGTCTTGAGTGATGCTAACCCCCAGTGGCGACCAACCCAATACAGTAGCGAAATCTTCGGCTGTAAAATCCAGTTCAATTTTTTGATGGTGAAACTGCTAGACTACAAACAGCAGTGGCCAGAATTAGAACAAAGTGCCAATCCCTTTGCCACGGTAATCATGGCTCACCTGAAAGCAGTTGATACTCGCAGTGATGGCCAGCAACGAAAAATTTGGAAAATGGCTCTGACCAGACGATTGTACGAGCAAGGGTATCAGCGGCAAGACATCCTAAACTTGTATCACTTCATTGACTGGGTAATGCACTTACCCGAAGCACTAGAACAAGCCTTTCGTGAAGAAGTTAACCAGTACGAACAGGAGGTCAACATGAAGTATGTCACGAGTATCGAAAGGTTGGGCATTAAGCAAGGTCGTCAGGAAGGTATTTTAGAAGGTCGTCAAGAAGGTCTTCAGGAAGGAGCTGAGCGACTGCTGCTACGATTGCTTCAAAGGCGCTTTGGAGAGTTATCCCCTGAGATTCAAGCTCGTGTGAAGGGGTTGAGTGTCGAAAAATTAGAACAGTTAATGGATGTGGCCATTGATGTAGAATCTCTTGAGCAATTAGCAGACCATCTGCCAGCACCCGAAGCGGCTAATTAA
- a CDS encoding DUF4351 domain-containing protein, with protein sequence MINPAADYDSPWKDTLEWYFEPFIALCFAHIHSQINWSRPSEFLDKELQKVVRDAEVGRRWADKLVKVWLNNGQETWILIHVEVQGEKQTEFAKRMYTYHHRISGRYNRPVASLAVLSDANPQWRPTQYSSEIFGCKIQFNFLMVKLLDYKQQWPELEQSANPFATVIMAHLKAVDTRSDGQQRKIWKMALTRRLYQQGYQRQDILNLYHFIDWVMHLPEGLEQAFNQELNQYEQELNMKYVTSIERLGIKQGRQEGRQEGAERLLLRLLNRRFGDLSPEIQARVKGLSVEKLEQLMDLAIDVESLEQLADHLPAPEAAN encoded by the coding sequence ATGATTAACCCAGCAGCGGACTATGATTCCCCCTGGAAAGACACCCTGGAATGGTACTTTGAGCCCTTCATTGCCCTATGCTTTGCCCACATTCATAGTCAAATCAATTGGTCTCGTCCAAGTGAATTCCTCGACAAAGAACTGCAAAAGGTGGTGCGAGACGCGGAAGTAGGACGTCGATGGGCTGACAAACTGGTTAAGGTCTGGCTCAACAATGGTCAAGAAACTTGGATTCTAATTCATGTGGAAGTCCAAGGGGAAAAACAGACGGAGTTTGCTAAACGGATGTACACCTACCATCATCGGATTAGCGGACGCTACAATCGACCGGTTGCTAGTTTAGCAGTCTTGAGTGATGCTAACCCCCAGTGGCGACCAACCCAATACAGTAGCGAAATCTTCGGCTGTAAAATCCAGTTCAATTTTTTGATGGTGAAACTGCTAGACTACAAACAGCAGTGGCCAGAATTAGAACAAAGTGCCAATCCCTTTGCCACGGTGATCATGGCTCACCTGAAAGCAGTTGATACTCGTAGTGATGGCCAGCAACGGAAAATCTGGAAAATGGCTCTGACCAGACGATTGTACCAGCAAGGGTATCAGCGACAAGACATCCTAAACTTGTATCACTTCATTGACTGGGTAATGCACTTACCTGAAGGACTAGAACAAGCATTTAATCAAGAACTTAACCAGTACGAACAGGAGCTCAACATGAAGTATGTCACGAGTATCGAAAGGTTGGGAATTAAGCAAGGTCGTCAAGAAGGTCGTCAGGAAGGAGCTGAGCGACTGCTGCTACGATTGCTTAACAGGCGCTTTGGAGACCTATCCCCTGAAATTCAAGCTCGTGTGAAGGGGTTGAGTGTCGAAAAATTAGAACAGTTAATGGATCTGGCCATCGATGTAGAATCTCTTGAGCAATTAGCAGACCATCTGCCAGCACCCGAAGCGGCTAATTAA
- a CDS encoding CYTH domain-containing protein: MATEIERKFLVKGEEWRKLGTGSVYRQGYIRTTNRTTVRVRLVGDQGYLTIKSPKVGFSRKEYEYPIPGSDAQEMLDTLCQGPLIEKTRYKIEHAGLIWEVDEFAGDNQGLILAEVELTDENQDIELPEWIGVEVSDDPRYFNSNLVQHPYTQWLHRI; the protein is encoded by the coding sequence ATGGCAACGGAAATTGAACGCAAATTTCTAGTTAAAGGCGAAGAGTGGCGGAAACTAGGCACTGGTAGTGTTTATCGCCAAGGTTACATTCGTACAACTAACCGCACTACTGTCCGGGTGCGCCTGGTGGGAGATCAAGGATATCTTACTATCAAAAGTCCCAAGGTGGGTTTTTCTAGAAAAGAGTATGAGTATCCTATCCCAGGCTCGGATGCTCAAGAAATGCTCGATACTTTGTGCCAGGGTCCCTTAATTGAGAAAACTCGTTATAAAATTGAACACGCTGGCTTGATTTGGGAAGTGGATGAGTTTGCTGGGGATAATCAAGGATTAATTTTGGCAGAAGTTGAACTCACTGATGAAAATCAGGACATTGAACTACCAGAATGGATTGGAGTTGAAGTCTCTGATGATCCGAGATACTTCAACTCCAATTTAGTTCAGCATCCCTATACTCAATGGTTACACAGAATCTAG